A region of Periplaneta americana isolate PAMFEO1 chromosome 16, P.americana_PAMFEO1_priV1, whole genome shotgun sequence DNA encodes the following proteins:
- the LOC138691031 gene encoding cuticle protein 19-like, translating into MATLAVATILLVLCAASFGDHHEEHHHAHPKYEFKYGVKDPHTHDIKEQAEKRDGHKVEGHYMLVEPDGTIRTVHYNADKHTGFHAHVHKTGHAIHPIHHEKKVEVHHHKSEEGESHHKASSYINSHLHV; encoded by the exons ATGGCAACACTAGCT gTCGCTACAATACTTCTTGTGCTCTGTGCCGCATCATTTGGTGATCATCATGAAGAACATCACCAT GCACATCCCAAGTACGAATTCAAGTACGGCGTGAAGGATCCACACACTCACGACATCAAGGAACAGGCTGAGAAACGAGATGGCCACAAAGTCGAGGGTCACTACATGCTGGTGGAACCTGATGGAACTATCCGCACTGTACACTACAACGCTGACAAACACACCGGATTCCACGCTCACGTACACAAAACAGGTCACGCCATTCACCCCATCCATCACGAGAAAAAGGTGGAAGTCCACCATCACAAATCTGAAGAAGGCGAGTCTCACCACAAGGCATCCAGCTACATCAACTCGCATTTGCACGTTTAG